From a region of the Methanolobus tindarius DSM 2278 genome:
- a CDS encoding stage II sporulation protein M, which translates to MHDENVREIFRTYINELKPFVLFSFVAFLISAIVGYVYYATNPSYALDSLGGLEELAEMLQGLSAIEIMLLIFVNNAVKMFFSVLLGFALGIVPLGFLVLNGFVIGIFAHYQTAESGALFVIAGLTPHGIIEVPMLIISSAVGMKIGYTAFQALRSEPVDLKAEIIRGIKFYLHWLFPLIFLAAVIETFITPVVIYMVSGI; encoded by the coding sequence ATGCACGATGAAAATGTAAGAGAGATATTCAGGACATATATCAATGAGTTAAAACCATTTGTGCTCTTTAGTTTTGTAGCATTTTTAATATCAGCTATCGTAGGCTATGTATATTATGCCACAAATCCTTCCTATGCACTTGATTCTCTGGGCGGACTCGAGGAACTTGCAGAAATGCTCCAGGGCCTTTCAGCAATTGAAATAATGCTGCTTATTTTTGTGAACAATGCCGTGAAAATGTTCTTCTCGGTCCTTTTGGGTTTTGCTCTTGGTATCGTTCCTCTGGGATTCCTTGTGTTAAATGGTTTTGTCATTGGCATATTTGCACATTATCAGACTGCAGAGAGTGGAGCTCTTTTTGTGATTGCAGGTCTTACACCTCATGGGATTATCGAGGTTCCAATGTTGATAATCTCTTCTGCGGTAGGTATGAAAATAGGATACACAGCGTTTCAGGCTCTTCGCTCTGAACCTGTTGACCTTAAAGCTGAAATTATCAGGGGAATTAAATTTTATCTCCACTGGCTGTTCCCACTTATATTCCTTGCAGCAGTGATAGAGACTTTCATAACACCCGTGGTTATCTACATGGTAAGCGGGATTTGA
- a CDS encoding formate--phosphoribosylaminoimidazolecarboxamide ligase family protein, whose protein sequence is MIDRKEISEIIEDYDLDKVKIGAVASHSALDIFDGAIEEDFRTFAVCQQGREKTYTDYFKSQRDSNGKVVRGIVDEHIMLNKFSETTSADVQKKLIEENVLFIPNRSFTSYCGIDEVENDFKVPLVGSRNMLRSEERGMERDYYWLLEKAGLPFPERINDPQDIEELVMVKLPHAVKKLERGFFTAGTYEEYQQKAQSLLKQGVITQDALDNARIERYVIGPVFNFDMFYSPVETEMSQLEILGIDWRFETSLDGHVRLPAPQQMTLAEHQLTPEYTVCGHNSATLRESLLEKVFELSQKYIDAAKKHYDPGVIGPFCLQTCVDKDLNFYIYDVAPRVGGGTNVHMSVGHPYGNTTWRKPMSTGRRVAFEIRRAIETDQLDKIIT, encoded by the coding sequence ATGATTGACAGAAAAGAGATCTCAGAGATCATTGAAGATTATGATTTAGATAAGGTCAAGATCGGTGCTGTGGCGTCACATTCAGCACTTGATATCTTTGACGGGGCAATTGAAGAGGATTTCAGGACTTTTGCTGTTTGCCAGCAGGGACGTGAAAAAACCTATACTGATTATTTCAAGTCACAGAGAGACAGCAATGGTAAGGTTGTCCGTGGTATTGTGGACGAGCACATTATGCTGAATAAGTTCAGTGAAACCACAAGTGCAGATGTCCAGAAGAAACTCATAGAAGAAAATGTGCTTTTCATTCCTAACCGTTCATTCACATCATACTGTGGTATCGATGAAGTAGAGAACGATTTCAAAGTACCTCTTGTCGGAAGTAGGAACATGCTCCGCAGTGAAGAGAGGGGTATGGAACGCGACTATTACTGGCTCCTTGAGAAGGCAGGCCTGCCATTCCCTGAAAGGATCAACGATCCACAGGATATTGAGGAACTTGTAATGGTAAAACTTCCTCACGCAGTAAAGAAGCTTGAAAGAGGTTTCTTCACAGCAGGGACCTATGAAGAATACCAGCAGAAGGCACAGTCACTGCTCAAACAGGGTGTCATCACCCAGGATGCACTTGACAACGCAAGAATTGAGCGTTATGTAATCGGTCCAGTTTTTAACTTTGATATGTTCTACTCACCAGTTGAGACCGAGATGAGCCAGCTTGAGATTCTTGGTATTGACTGGCGTTTTGAAACAAGTCTTGACGGACACGTACGTCTTCCAGCACCACAGCAGATGACACTTGCAGAACACCAGCTTACGCCTGAATATACAGTTTGTGGTCATAACTCAGCAACCCTCAGGGAATCACTTCTTGAGAAGGTCTTTGAGCTTTCCCAGAAATACATTGATGCTGCAAAGAAGCACTATGACCCAGGAGTAATCGGTCCGTTCTGTCTCCAGACATGTGTTGATAAGGATCTTAACTTCTACATATATGATGTAGCACCACGTGTTGGCGGTGGAACAAATGTCCACATGTCAGTTGGTCACCCCTATGGAAATACAACATGGAGAAAGCCAATGAGCACAGGTCGCCGTGTTGCCTTTGAAATAAGAAGAGCAATTGAGACAGACCAGCTTGATAAGATTATCACATAA
- a CDS encoding RAD55 family ATPase, translating into MQIDRVPTGIKELDEILEGGYPAQQGILVSGPPGSGKSILATHFLYRSCQDGKKCVLMLTQVNVESFLEQAQSIGIDFSSCIEKGTLQINKSFETRTNKIYNAARHGSGIGFLEKDCVQSVQDIPEDTEIVVIDNLDMLSLYHDMEEFADKFFTINDILFDKKCTTLFLIGQEESGQKLAIAQHTSFGNIELSVIKDSVTGKGMRQMYIPKMRCTYLSLEPLNYKISNQGIKIEKIFQRDEIVNDAINSLI; encoded by the coding sequence ATGCAGATTGACAGAGTTCCTACGGGCATAAAAGAACTGGATGAAATACTCGAAGGAGGTTATCCTGCACAACAGGGCATCCTGGTGAGTGGACCTCCCGGTTCTGGTAAAAGTATCCTTGCAACCCATTTCCTTTACAGGTCATGTCAGGATGGGAAAAAATGCGTACTTATGCTTACCCAGGTCAATGTAGAAAGTTTTCTTGAACAGGCTCAGAGCATTGGAATAGATTTCAGTTCATGCATTGAAAAAGGGACTCTGCAAATTAACAAATCCTTTGAAACCAGGACAAATAAGATCTACAATGCTGCAAGACATGGAAGTGGAATCGGATTTCTGGAAAAAGACTGTGTGCAGAGTGTTCAGGATATTCCCGAGGACACGGAAATTGTGGTTATTGATAATCTGGATATGCTCTCTCTTTACCATGATATGGAAGAGTTTGCGGATAAGTTCTTTACTATAAACGATATCCTTTTTGATAAGAAATGTACAACTCTTTTTTTGATAGGCCAGGAAGAGAGCGGACAAAAATTAGCTATCGCACAGCACACTTCTTTTGGTAATATTGAGCTAAGTGTTATCAAAGATAGTGTTACAGGAAAAGGCATGCGCCAAATGTATATACCTAAAATGAGGTGTACTTATCTCTCACTGGAACCTCTTAATTACAAAATAAGTAATCAGGGTATAAAGATTGAGAAGATTTTCCAGAGGGATGAGATAGTAAATGATGCGATCAATTCTCTGATTTGA
- a CDS encoding translation initiation factor IF-2 subunit gamma: MSQPCVNIGMVGHVDHGKTTLVSALSGVWTDTHSEEMKRGISIRLGYADTTFRKCPNCPEPQCYTVEKTCPGCGEASEELRTVSFVDAPGHETLMATMLSGAAIMDGAILVIAANETCPQPQTKEHLMALNIIGIKNIVIVQNKIDLVPKEKVIEHYHQIKEFVKGTVAEDAPIVPISAQQNINVDALIMTMEEKIPTPVHKIDKPPHMLIARSFDINKPGTPIKKITGGVIGGTLTEGILHPGDELEVKPGRKVESDGMTRWEPIVTKVSLVVAGKDNVEEATPGGLLAVGTTLDPTLTKSDSLTGQVAGLPGTLPPTRDDLKLELHLLERVVGVSDEEVIGPIKTSEPLMLNVGTATTVGVVTSARKDIAEVKLKRPVCAEGESMVAISRRVGSRWRLIGVGVIKD, encoded by the coding sequence TTGAGTCAACCTTGTGTTAATATCGGCATGGTAGGACATGTCGACCATGGAAAAACCACACTTGTCAGCGCGCTGTCAGGAGTGTGGACAGATACCCATAGCGAAGAGATGAAGCGTGGAATATCTATCAGACTGGGCTATGCAGACACCACTTTCAGGAAGTGTCCAAATTGTCCGGAACCTCAGTGTTATACTGTAGAGAAGACCTGTCCTGGATGCGGAGAAGCATCCGAAGAGCTAAGAACCGTATCTTTTGTAGATGCTCCAGGTCACGAGACACTGATGGCTACTATGCTGTCCGGTGCAGCTATTATGGACGGTGCTATTCTTGTTATTGCGGCAAACGAAACATGTCCGCAACCACAGACAAAGGAACACCTGATGGCACTGAACATCATCGGAATCAAGAACATTGTTATCGTGCAGAACAAGATAGACCTAGTACCGAAGGAAAAGGTCATCGAACACTATCACCAGATTAAGGAATTTGTGAAGGGAACAGTTGCTGAGGATGCACCAATTGTGCCAATATCCGCACAGCAGAACATAAATGTCGATGCTCTTATCATGACAATGGAAGAGAAGATCCCTACACCAGTTCATAAGATAGACAAGCCACCTCACATGCTTATTGCAAGATCATTTGATATCAACAAGCCAGGAACACCAATCAAGAAAATAACAGGTGGTGTCATAGGTGGTACGCTTACAGAAGGCATACTGCATCCGGGTGATGAACTAGAGGTCAAGCCAGGTAGAAAGGTTGAGAGTGATGGTATGACCAGATGGGAACCAATTGTTACAAAGGTCTCACTTGTAGTTGCCGGAAAGGACAATGTTGAAGAAGCAACTCCCGGAGGATTGCTTGCAGTAGGCACAACACTTGATCCTACACTTACAAAGAGTGATTCACTTACAGGACAGGTAGCAGGTCTCCCCGGAACTTTGCCACCAACCCGTGATGACCTCAAACTTGAACTTCACCTGCTTGAGAGGGTCGTAGGAGTTTCCGATGAAGAAGTTATCGGACCTATAAAGACCAGTGAGCCATTGATGCTGAATGTAGGCACAGCAACCACAGTTGGTGTAGTTACCAGTGCACGTAAGGACATTGCAGAAGTCAAGCTGAAAAGACCTGTCTGTGCTGAAGGAGAGTCCATGGTTGCTATAAGCAGACGTGTAGGCTCACGCTGGAGACTGATTGGTGTAGGAGTTATCAAGGATTGA
- a CDS encoding type II toxin-antitoxin system VapC family toxin translates to MKVIIDTNALMIPVQFKVDIFEELKRLGFDVHLVPTAVITELDNLIKNLKGQDRIAAKVARSMAQRCETIRADGHADDVILEMAMDLDAAVLTNDIGLRRRLEQENIPVICLRQKNRLEIVS, encoded by the coding sequence TTGAAGGTAATTATTGATACTAATGCGTTAATGATACCCGTCCAGTTCAAAGTAGATATTTTTGAAGAGCTGAAACGTCTTGGATTTGATGTCCATCTCGTTCCAACGGCTGTTATCACTGAACTGGACAACCTGATCAAAAATCTTAAAGGACAGGACAGGATTGCAGCAAAAGTTGCCAGGTCAATGGCGCAGAGGTGTGAGACCATCCGTGCAGATGGGCATGCTGATGATGTCATTCTGGAAATGGCCATGGACCTTGATGCTGCAGTACTGACCAATGATATAGGGCTCAGAAGAAGACTTGAACAGGAAAATATCCCGGTTATCTGCCTGCGTCAGAAAAACAGGCTTGAGATTGTATCATAG
- a CDS encoding DNA-directed RNA polymerase: MYKKMKLADTIRVAPDLLGKDVNENVKNALKHKLEGRIDKEIGAIVAITQINEIGEGHILVGDGAVYYDVNFDAIVFVPTIQEVIEGEVVETVDFGAFVSIGAMDGLLHVSQVTDDFMSYDGKNGRLVSKNGGRALSEGDKIRARIVAVSINEREPRESKIGLTMRQHSLGKFEWLEDARRPSAEKE; the protein is encoded by the coding sequence ATGTATAAAAAGATGAAGCTTGCCGATACTATTCGTGTTGCACCAGATCTTTTAGGCAAGGATGTTAACGAGAATGTCAAGAATGCTCTGAAACACAAGCTTGAAGGCAGAATAGACAAGGAAATTGGTGCTATCGTTGCTATCACACAGATAAATGAAATCGGTGAAGGTCATATCCTTGTAGGTGACGGTGCAGTATACTACGATGTAAACTTTGACGCAATCGTCTTTGTGCCAACTATCCAGGAAGTTATTGAGGGTGAAGTTGTCGAGACCGTTGACTTTGGTGCTTTTGTAAGTATTGGAGCAATGGATGGCCTCCTGCACGTAAGTCAGGTTACTGATGATTTCATGTCATATGACGGAAAGAATGGCAGGCTTGTCAGCAAGAATGGTGGCAGGGCACTTTCTGAAGGTGATAAGATCAGGGCACGTATCGTTGCTGTGAGTATCAATGAAAGAGAACCAAGGGAAAGTAAGATTGGACTGACAATGCGTCAGCATTCCCTGGGTAAGTTCGAATGGCTGGAAGATGCCAGAAGGCCTTCCGCTGAGAAAGAGTAA
- the spt4 gene encoding transcription elongation factor subunit Spt4, with product MSEQVCRECHRIINGQTCPICGSSNLSADWSGMVIIIDPERSEIAKKIDVKVPDRYALKVR from the coding sequence ATGAGTGAACAGGTTTGTAGGGAATGCCACAGAATCATTAATGGTCAGACATGTCCTATTTGTGGTTCAAGCAATCTCAGTGCTGACTGGAGTGGTATGGTAATTATCATAGATCCGGAACGCTCTGAAATTGCAAAGAAAATTGATGTGAAAGTCCCGGACAGATATGCATTGAAGGTGCGCTAA
- a CDS encoding GTP-dependent dephospho-CoA kinase family protein, translating to MGLELTLPETLRPRFRESFGCLYRGKGADTIEKLSVDLGSPTKLISVGDVTTFHLLNHGIIPDILVVDDRTKRGPASDRVVVGTKHKGFTEISVDNPAGVITEDLIDAVGNALKSDEHVRIFVRGEEDLAAVPAILMAPEGSAVLYGQPDEGVVLVKITSDKKEQMEDLLTAILDGQSFTNQEIETIRRKLNGYQNH from the coding sequence TTGGGGCTTGAGCTTACTTTGCCCGAAACATTACGTCCTCGTTTTCGGGAAAGTTTTGGATGTCTTTACAGAGGTAAAGGCGCCGATACCATTGAAAAACTTTCAGTGGATCTTGGTAGTCCCACAAAACTTATATCCGTGGGTGATGTTACTACCTTCCACTTGCTCAATCATGGAATAATTCCGGACATCCTCGTAGTGGATGACCGAACAAAACGCGGTCCGGCTTCAGATCGGGTCGTGGTGGGTACCAAGCATAAGGGGTTCACCGAAATATCCGTTGACAATCCAGCAGGGGTCATAACCGAAGATTTGATAGATGCCGTAGGAAATGCGCTGAAATCAGATGAACATGTCAGGATATTTGTGCGCGGCGAGGAGGACCTTGCGGCTGTACCTGCAATTCTTATGGCACCGGAAGGTTCAGCTGTTCTTTACGGACAGCCGGACGAAGGTGTTGTACTTGTTAAGATAACATCAGATAAAAAGGAACAAATGGAGGATCTGTTAACGGCAATACTTGACGGACAGAGCTTCACTAATCAGGAAATAGAAACTATTCGGAGGAAACTGAATGGATATCAAAATCATTAA
- a CDS encoding 30S ribosomal protein S24e, with protein MDIKIIKEKNNALLNRRELNLAVTFDGATPSRNDVKAKLAAMLNVPLELVIVQKMNNEFGKQEMNVYVKIYEDAARMKQVEEAYVLERNKLPEPEVVEEEEAPAEEAAEETTEE; from the coding sequence ATGGATATCAAAATCATTAAAGAAAAAAATAATGCGCTCCTTAACAGGCGTGAATTAAACCTTGCAGTTACATTCGATGGTGCAACACCATCAAGAAACGATGTTAAAGCTAAACTCGCAGCTATGCTCAATGTACCACTGGAACTTGTCATTGTACAGAAGATGAACAATGAGTTCGGTAAACAGGAAATGAATGTATACGTCAAGATCTATGAAGATGCAGCTCGCATGAAACAGGTAGAGGAAGCATATGTTCTTGAAAGGAACAAGCTCCCTGAGCCTGAAGTAGTTGAGGAAGAAGAAGCTCCTGCTGAGGAAGCAGCTGAAGAAACCACAGAGGAATAA
- a CDS encoding 30S ribosomal protein S27ae: MAVKDYYKVSGDSIERTHQSCPRCGEGVFLAEHKDRRSCGKCGYTEFKK, translated from the coding sequence ATGGCAGTAAAAGACTACTATAAAGTAAGCGGCGATTCCATTGAGCGCACACACCAGTCCTGCCCACGCTGTGGTGAGGGAGTTTTCCTTGCAGAGCACAAGGACAGACGTTCATGCGGTAAGTGTGGATACACTGAGTTCAAGAAATAA
- a CDS encoding DUF2162 domain-containing protein has protein sequence MSYVYAAVIGILIGIFIFGLKTGVGCGFSTVKKKDVLILASGYFLISVILGSLVEMVDQSYLEGIASLGMTLHVFIALVLIGAGIYTQKKWNCGHDVSKKTFLVISVPCPVCLTALFVSCMILASTLEISGWKVGVIVGLVFFISVISSTFVFRMMKRTPEDLGTAMMFLGLFYLLGAMIVPAYIKAKKLSMALNCGGDFEIVPLLILSIFIIGGYALNSIRGQ, from the coding sequence ATGAGCTACGTATATGCGGCCGTAATCGGCATACTGATAGGCATCTTCATCTTCGGTTTAAAGACCGGAGTTGGATGTGGCTTTTCGACGGTAAAGAAAAAAGATGTTCTGATACTTGCAAGTGGTTATTTTCTTATCTCCGTTATACTTGGAAGTCTTGTAGAAATGGTAGACCAGTCATATCTTGAAGGTATTGCAAGCCTTGGAATGACATTGCACGTTTTCATTGCACTGGTTCTTATTGGTGCAGGCATTTATACACAAAAAAAATGGAACTGCGGTCATGATGTTTCAAAGAAGACTTTCCTTGTAATTTCAGTCCCCTGTCCTGTATGTCTTACAGCTCTTTTCGTATCATGTATGATACTGGCTTCAACCCTTGAAATAAGCGGGTGGAAGGTCGGAGTCATTGTAGGACTTGTATTTTTTATTTCAGTAATATCATCAACATTCGTCTTCAGGATGATGAAACGTACACCTGAAGATCTTGGAACTGCAATGATGTTCCTGGGGCTTTTCTATCTTCTCGGAGCAATGATAGTTCCTGCTTACATCAAGGCAAAAAAACTCAGCATGGCACTGAACTGTGGTGGAGATTTCGAGATAGTTCCTCTGTTGATATTATCGATATTCATAATTGGAGGCTATGCACTCAATAGCATAAGAGGTCAATAA
- a CDS encoding MotA/TolQ/ExbB proton channel family protein: MDATSTLFGILYTFSASLLYPVIIILILLVVFSLMLIGEFLSEYAKRHRDIENLELCCSAVREHVSSQQYDKAAKALRNIKQNFMVMSFAESAAGHLEKNMLPAIEWLSQEYEIRMAKRLEQTRIVATISPMLGLMGTLIPLGPALIGLSQGDIEQLANNLMIAFATTVIGLFAGTIGYVLTQVRKRWYWQDMADIDYILDTLEVGE, translated from the coding sequence ATGGATGCTACTTCTACGTTGTTTGGTATATTATACACATTTTCAGCATCATTGCTGTATCCGGTAATTATTATCCTGATATTGCTTGTGGTATTTTCTTTGATGCTTATAGGGGAATTCCTCTCAGAGTATGCAAAAAGGCACAGAGATATTGAAAACCTTGAACTTTGCTGCAGTGCTGTCAGGGAACATGTAAGTTCTCAACAATATGATAAGGCAGCAAAGGCACTTCGCAATATTAAGCAGAATTTCATGGTTATGAGCTTTGCAGAATCCGCAGCTGGTCACCTTGAAAAGAACATGTTACCTGCCATTGAATGGCTTTCTCAGGAATATGAGATAAGGATGGCAAAAAGGCTGGAACAGACAAGGATTGTTGCAACAATCTCACCAATGCTTGGTCTTATGGGAACACTTATCCCATTGGGTCCTGCACTAATCGGCCTTTCACAGGGCGACATCGAGCAGCTTGCAAACAATCTTATGATTGCGTTTGCAACAACAGTTATCGGACTTTTCGCAGGAACAATCGGTTATGTTCTCACCCAGGTCAGGAAAAGATGGTACTGGCAGGACATGGCAGATATTGATTATATCCTCGACACTCTGGAGGTTGGAGAGTGA
- a CDS encoding DUF2149 domain-containing protein, which produces MTKRSVRRHRRTGLINNEDEQNPLTGVANLFDIAMVFSVALLVALVMSYQMPELLNPTEDITLVKNPGQKDMQIIIKEEGKPIEVLNMTDQIGGGQGEALGTAYKLADGRVVYVPEEEEGAEEVETTTSD; this is translated from the coding sequence GTGACAAAGAGGAGTGTAAGAAGGCACAGACGAACAGGACTCATAAACAATGAGGATGAGCAGAACCCCTTAACCGGGGTTGCCAACCTCTTTGATATTGCCATGGTTTTCTCAGTTGCATTACTTGTAGCACTTGTTATGTCCTACCAGATGCCTGAGCTTCTCAATCCTACAGAGGATATCACTCTTGTGAAAAACCCTGGTCAAAAAGACATGCAGATTATTATTAAGGAAGAAGGCAAACCCATTGAGGTTCTGAATATGACCGATCAGATTGGTGGCGGTCAGGGTGAAGCGCTGGGCACTGCCTATAAATTAGCTGATGGAAGAGTTGTTTACGTACCTGAAGAAGAGGAAGGTGCAGAGGAGGTAGAAACCACTACTTCCGATTAA